Genomic segment of Canis aureus isolate CA01 chromosome 16, VMU_Caureus_v.1.0, whole genome shotgun sequence:
CATGAATCTAGACACAGTAACTGCCATTGGGTGGATCTGACTCACCGAATCACATCTCATGGTTTAAGCTATGTAGGTATAATTAACAGtgactaaaaatgaaattactgacAAAGGTTGCTCCTGGACTATCTGAGATAGTCCAAGTACTGACTTGgctcaaaggaaataaaactgaaaactctTGATCTCACCCAAAATAATCATTCTGCACCCTGTCTGAACCTTGGTCTCTTTACCCATCAGCCTACTCAAAACCACCCCAGAGGGTGTCCCGCTGCTAAGAAATAGACAACAAACAGGCCACCAAACTGGTATCCAAGAAGGAACCATGAGCTCTGTGATCTTGACTCATCTATCATCCATCCCTACGGGAAAAGCATCCCTACTTGGTGGATCTTGCCTTTCAGCTGGGcccgttttcttttttcttttttaaaagattttatttattcatgagagacagagagagagagagagaggcagagacataggcagagggagaagcaggcttcttgtggggagcctgatgtgggacttgattccaggctCAGGACCACGACCTCAGTCaaaaaagcagaggctcaaccattgagccacccacctgccccttgaTTGGGCCCATTTCCAAAAGCAAGGTTAGTTCACAACCCTAGGTAAATTTGCATGGGGGTCTCCCAACACCCTTCGATATTTGATGTGAAAAATAgaggtgagggcagcccgggtggctcagcggtttagcgccgccttcagtccagggcgggatcctggagaccagggaccaagtcccacgtcgggctccctgcatggagcctgcttctccctctgcctgtgtctctgcctctctctgtgtgtctctcatgcattaataaataaaatcttaaaaaaaaaaaaaaagaaagaaaagaaaaagaaaggtgaaatgtTCCTCTAGTGTGGGAAGGGCTGGAAACGCCTTCTTGGCACATGAGTGGCTCTTcgtttttggggggaggggtacaAAATGCGGCTAGGTAAAAATAGGGTGGAAGAGTTTGGAAAAGATGCCACACACAACTTCAGGCAGAATTCATGAGGAGCAAGGAACGGGAAATTCGCACAAGCTCTTTGCTTCCTACTAGGAGGAAATTCTCACATGCGTCTCCCTCCCTCCGATTCTAATGTAATTGCATCCTTATTCGCCTTACCCCATCGTCCCACTTGGGATCCACAGTGTTCCTCTGGTGGATCGCTTCAGCTTCCAGAAAAGGAAGTAACTGAAACGCGAAGGCTTGGCTTCTTTAACATTACCCTTTCCTTAACTTGGGAAGGGGCGTGGCTACTCAGAGAGCTCGGTCACAGAGAGCGCGGGAAAATGGCGCGAGGCGCGAGGCGCTCACACGAGGGTAGTCGCGTGCACACGCGGGGTTGAGGCGCTCGCCTCCCACGCTCGGGCCCAGCGTGCGCCCGCTACCTCctgcgcacgcgcgcgcgcacgcgcgtgCAAGGCCCCAGAGCGCGCATGCGCTCTCCTGCGCGTCCGCTCCCACTGTAGCTAGGGACCGGTAGGGGAGCTGACCCCGGCGGTTTGCTCCGCTCTGTGGAGGAGAGATGGGGAGGCGCTGGGCCTGGGCTGAGGTAGGAAGGAGCCCGCCCCTCGACGCCTCCCGCGACGCTAGCCCCTGAGCCGTGATGCGAGCGTGGGTCCTACTCTCCGCGGTGCTCTGGTACCTCACTGGAGGTGGGGCTCCTCCCGtctgcccccctctcccctgtcccccaccctcaGTCTCGCCCCTCTTCCCAGTCCTGCCCGTTCCGCTTCACTTTGCCCTGCCCCACTCTGAGCTCCCACTCTTCTTCTACCTGAAGTCACTGGTTTCTTTCTTCCACAGTTGGATGGCAGCGTTCTTCTGAACGCACCGGGAAAGGCTTCATTTATGGCAGACCCGGACACCCAGGTACTGAGGATCTCTTCACCTGAAGAGTCTATCAGAAGAGCCTGGTGTGCAGTGGACCTACTAAAGGCTCTTCCAgcggagggaaagggagagaaagttcATTGAACGTCCACCTGGTGCTTGGCACTCGCGTCATTTCATCCTTACAGCGATGCCTGAGTGTGTATCATCTGGCCTAAAGCCACGCAGCTCGGATTCATTCCAAGATTTTCTCGATGCCACCTCACTGCCAGGCGTCTCCGCTGCTTTGCAACCTGCGAGGCCCACTCAGAGTCATTTCCAGGGCTGCAAGTCCCTCTATTTGGAGCTCctacagtccttttttttttttttttcctaaagattttatttatttattcacgagagatacagagagagaggcagagacataggcagagggagaagcaggctccccgcggggagcccgatgtaggactcgatcccgggatcccggacCGGGATCACgcaaggcagctgctcaaccaatgagccacccaggagtccctcctaCACCTCCTTTAAGGCTCAGCTCCAATGTCCTTTATCACTGTGATGACTCTTTCCCACACTCTCCGAGGAAAATTAGTCACGTAGCTGACTTTTAGATAATTTGGGGCCAGTTCACGGCATTTGTCTTATTTTGGGATCTCTCCGTGTTTGGAGCCCCTCTTTTCTCCAACACCCAAATTGTGGTTTGGTGTCTTCTTTTAAAGTTTAGGACCCGGCATTCagtagactttcttttcttttttaagattttatttatttattcatgagagagacagagagagaggcagagacaggcagaaggagaagcaggctgcttgccttgagcctgatgttggactctatcccaggacactgggatcacgcccgagccaaagcagacactaaaccactgagccacccaggcatccctcagtagACTTTCAAATCAATATCTTGTGGGACTGCATTGGTTCTAAGTAGAGTATTGCTGCCTCTACTAGATTTGAAACAGAATAGGTAATTACAGAAAACCTCTCTAGTATGCCCCCATGTAAGTTTAATTATTGTCCCCCAAAGAGGGCATTTGTAGATAAATATCAAGTTCCTTTTAGGGATGACAATGATCATCTTGAGAATAGTTTCACAACCAATTTCAAATCATTTTCTGACCTGTAAATTGATTCCACTAACCCTTCAAAAAATTGTGATTTAAGTAAGTTCTGAATCTGTGCATTAAGATGAATCAAATATATcatgtacatttttataataaaactataatatcaCAAAAAAGAATATGGACTATCAgtctagagttttaaaaaaataaggaatttatGTTAGCATTCTCAATGTTATAATGATACGCTgattttcaaaatactgaaattcaaaaagaactaATCAGTGTGTCTTTGGGGCCAAAATGTTAGGAactatatttcttaatttaattttgctttatattattttattttgtcatagtgaaaatatatgtaaaattacatCACAATAGCCCAATCCTTGCCTGTATGGATTTTAGACGTGCTAAAAAAGAAACAGTGGACCCCACCTACTTATGGATTGGGCCTAATGAAAAGCCATTAACAGGTAATTTATTTGATCTtagtatcttctttttaaatgatggggacttttttttaaaagagaaaagcactGTCACTTATTGGATAGAACAAACTGAAATTTAATTTCAACTGCAGTTTCACTTGCTCCATATTTAGATATAACATCGTATCTTCAtctgtgctttattttctctttatgaaaaAACTGAAGCAGTAATTTTTGTATCCTACTTCCCAGAGCTATATTAGTTCAAAAGTTTTTATAAAACCTAAATATTATCTTTATAGCATCTATATTGGAGATAAAGTATCGAATATGTAATTCTTCATGATGTTAGAAGAGTGTCTTGGAATATTAGCATTATTAATTTCTGTCTTATGTGAGGAAATTGTTTAGTATGACAGAGCAGTGTGATCTCATTTACTAAATTGTCAACATAAACCAATTGAAATTAAAGGCCAAGAAATGAGCTAAAGTAAACCAAAcaatatatatctatctatatatattttttaagattttatttatttacgcatgagagacacagagagagagagaggcaaagacacaggcagaaggagaagcagtctccatgcagggagcccaacgtgggactggatcccgggtctccaggatcacgctctgggaggaaggcagcactaaaccactgagcaacccaggctgcccccaaaatatattttaaaactgtactTATGTGGTTTTCCAGAGAGTAATAacagaattaagatttttttgaatTCTTGAAGTTAAATAgtccattttttcatttttgtattcatttgtaACCCCAAGTttgctaaataatatttgaaTTGTTATATGTTAAATAACTAATTTACTATTTCTGTTTAGTAAATGATCGAATAAATATAACTAAAACAGGAAAGCTGAAGGTGAAAGATTTTCTGGAGGCTTTGTCTGGACTTTACACGTGTACTCTTTCTTATAAGACTGTCAGAGCAGAAACCCAAGAAGAAAGTATAGTAAAGCAAAGATATGACTTTCTGATCTTTGGTAAGAATATGGGCACATTTTAACTTACACATTTAGCTTGGATAAGAATTAAGTGAATGGTCTCCTCATTTAGTGAAAATGAGTCTGTTGTATATAATCATCATGACTTACAGAGTATTTTAGCATATTTGACCACACAAACTCTTAAATTGACATCTGGATAGTGTGTGTCCTAAATAATCCTCTTTCAGCCTCCTGCTTTCTACCATCTAGGTGTGCATGCACAATCTACTTTATCACAATTTGCCAGGTAATTTAAAACTGATGTTTAATTCTATAAAAGCAAATCGATGATCCTTTTCACTGGCCTGTGTTGACAACAGTGACACTTTCTGCAAATTAAGACATttctccatcttatttttttttgatactgtTAACTTATCTATACATTCAGCCATTTCTTCTCTTGTACTGAGTAGATAACATTCCAGATGAAAACAaccttttttcattaaatttactagttttgtgtattttttgagGACAAActgataaaacattttattagatAAGTTTCTATGTTGATTTGCAAGATTAATGTGATTTAATATTacatgttatttgcaaattgTTTGGTAGAGGAAATTAATGGTAAGCACAATTGTTtttattctcatcttttttttaaagcctatcGGGAACCTGATTATTCATATCAGATGGCTGTACGTTTTACCACAAAGTCTTGTGAAGGAAGATATAATGACCTGCTTTTTAGAGTGCTGAAGAAAATCTTGGATAATTTAATCTCTGATTTGTCATGCCATATCATAGAACCATCATATAAATGCCATTTTGTTAAAATTCCAAAACATGGCCTCCTACATGAGCTATTTATAGCttttcaaggtaaaaaaaaaattaacacttctTTAATTTGAGATGTCTTACAAATAGTAGGCATTACAATATTTGTTAAGCACTAAAGTGTAGTGTTGATTCTAGCCTGGttaaggttttaaaaatgaacaattaatTATTTACCTTAACAGTAATATATTGttgcttatcttttattttttgttcattttattttttaaaatagggtcaaacccaatgtgaggcttgaattcacaaccctgagatcaagagttgcatgctctatagACTGAGCTAATCAGGCACCCCAATATTGTTACTCATCTTTTAGAAGTTGATATCATTTTATACATACTATGCagctaatatttaatttataaattcttataaaatttaatttgtattttttagaagAACTTAATAAAAGGGTGGAACAAAACCaaatttatttccattcattttaaaGCCTTGTAGTTACTTTGATTAGCCCCCAGATGGAGTGAAATCATAATGTATAAATTattcaaattgtacactttattaCTAGGATTAGATAGTTtaaacacatgcatgcatgcatactgAATTCAGCatttaaagctttattggaatgtttggaattttttagaattcttttgtgaagatatcatttttttcctctccagtcAATCCTTTTGCACCAGGGTGGAAAGGTGCATGCAAGGATTCTGTTGATTGTGAAGATACCACTAATCATAATATCCTCCAGGTGAGAATTTCAATGTAGGGGGAAAGTATTTGAATAGTTAAGAAAGCTAtgtaaaaatttttgtaaatatttcattttattaatttaaaagtttcttcAAAAATCGATTTTTCCATGTTGTATTTATTAATAATAGGCATTCTAGCAAGtagatttaattattattttaaaaaatatgaagcattattgatttttgtttcagttttttatttttttttaatttttttacttatttatgataggcacacagtgagagagagagagagagaggcagagacacaggcagagggagaagcaggctccatgcacccggagcccgacgtgggattcgattccgggtctccaggatcgcgccctgggccaaaggcaggcgctaaaccgctgcgccacccagggatccctgtttcagtTTTTTAAGCAGAGATTGTGAGAGTCTTGCctattttaagatgttttgttttgttttggaataatACACTTAGAATAATACATAGCTCCCCAGGTTAATAGTACGTATTTTTTCTCTAATGGAAGAATGGATCCCTGGCTTTTGTTTCTCAAGTGGTAACTAAGCAGCAACTTGAAGAACAGCCCCACAATCATGTAATCCTAGGTTAAACCAGTAGTTCTTCCAAAATTGTATCTATGTTGGTCATAATAGttgctttcccctctgccattCTCAGAGGCTAAGGACATAGTCTAAAAAATTACTCTCCTGATCTAGTCCTGACCCCATACCCTTAATATTGTGcatggctgggatccctgggtggcgcagcggtttggtgcctgcctttggcccggggcgtgatcctggagacccaggatcgagtcccacatcgggcttcctacatggagcctgccttctccctctgcctatgtctctgcctctctctctctgtgtgtgactatcataaataaataaaaatttaaaaaataaatattgtgcaTGGCTTATGGAAAGCATTCAGttaatattagttattattaaactctgttttcaggggcacctgggtggcttagtggttgagcatatacctttggctcaggacatgatcctaggtccagggatcgagttctgcatcaggctccccgcagggagcctgcttctccctcttcctatgtctctgcctctctctgtctctcatgaataaataaataaaatctttaaaaataaataaataaaggctgtgttaaaaaaaataaaataaaatttacatcaTTGGTTTCTAATACTGATTAGAGAACagttttggtttctattttgtttggCTCTTTGGAATTAGAAATAATGAACTCTCATGGAGTAGACATGCTGCAAATAATTTAAAcctcaatttaatttttcttaaatattgtaCATATGAACTGACAATTGAATAAGATCAAGGCTAGATTAATTTTAGTATTAACACAACTTTTCAGGAATTCATCTGTTGGATATAGCATGATATGCTTATACTATGTTTCATTGCCTCTGATACAGAGGGATAAATTTGGTTCACAGTTTAGTAATTGTACTTCTTTCtggtattttaaaatcttaggCAAGAGATCGGATAGAAGAATTTTTCCGGAGCCAAGCATACATTTACTACCACGACTTTAATAAAACTATACCTGCTATGCACTTTGTGGACCACAGTTTTCAAGTAGTTCGTTTGGATAGCTGTCGTCCAGGCTTTGGAAAAAATGATGGTCTACACAGTAATTGCGCTAGCTGTTGcggtaattataaaatataactatCTAAATATTTAGGTTATGTAGTCAGAAGAATAGATGAATAATTACCTTAGGATTATTGAATATAGTGGTTCTTTCACAAAATGTTATATTTAGTTAAAGGGAAGTAAAAATTCAAAGTCTAAATTTCTAATTATAAGTatctttatgtatattaattcTTCCTAATGCATTCTTCTGtgttataaaacatttccatagTGTTCTGAGTTAAGCTGCTATGCTATGAAGGAAAACAACAGAATGGTCCTACCTAGGAAACAGAGTTGGAAATAGAAactagaaaattagaaataggaACTCATAAATGGGGCACTGCAGAAGAAGCTGTAAAATGctgattttaaagggaaaaataggaTCCTAACTTTCTCCTACCTTTAAGATCATGAAATTACAATGTTTCAAACTCATAATCTTCCACAACTTAATTGGTGAACATTACTCAGTATAATAAAGGTATAGAAACACTGTGATACTGAAAGCAGATTTATATTACTGGTATAAAATACCTCTAACTGAAATGATGGTAATCTACTCCGTGTTTTTTCCTCTGCAGTGGTTTGTAGTCCTGGGACTTTTAGTCCTGATGTTGATGTTACTTGTCAGAACTGCGTTTCCGTCCGTATTTATGGAGCTAAATCTTGTGCATAAACTTCAAACAAAAATTGTAATATGAAGACTAGAGGTGAAAGTGTGTTCCTTGCTTGTGGAGGTGGGGAACATAAGATAATTTGTTCACATCCCGGAGCATCAAAGATCCATTAAGTAAGATCAGTAAGACCAAAACATTggaaaacatacattttagaaactttaaaaaatagttgactTGGCATTTCTAAGAAGGAATTTAATATCTCCAGTGTACAAAGGAAAGTATTAGCGGATGTTTTTCAATGAAATATGTTTTGCTGTTTAGAAACTGAATCTGTTGCTCTGTACTTAAGACTATATTAAGGTCAAGAAGAGTAGCAAAGGATaacataataaaaactttatactttctatatattaatttgtttGAAATCACTCTGATATATGATATAAAGGCATGTATATTACCTTTGTAATTAGAaccaaaaaatttatttcctttggtcCCTTtgcttttagtttgtttttaaaataatttgttttgaaaatacagtTTCAGATTTATAGATAACTGAGCAGATATTAAATAGAGTTCTGTATACCTACTCCAGCTCATGTCCCTCACCCTTCCCCAATTTCCCCTACTGTTAACCTCTTGCATCAGtgtgatacatttgttacaataaTGAACCAACATTGAtactattattaactatagttcatagtttacattaaggttcaTTCTTTGTATTATacagttctatgggttttgacaaatgcatagtaCCTTGTGTTTACCATTACAGTTTCATACAGAATAGTTGCACCACCCTAAAAATCCCTTGTGCTTTACCTATTCATCTTGCTCTTGCTCCAGAACTCTTAACACGACTGACTTTTTTTATTGTCTCTATAGTTCTGACTTTGCTAAAATGTCATGTActtggaattatacagtatgtaggCTTTtcaggctggcttctttcacttagcaatatgcatttaaggttcctacATGTCTTTTTTGTGACTTGatcattttttattgctgaacaaTATCTCATTGTATGGATGTATGAAGGacgtcttggttgcttccagtttttggtgattatgaatagagctgctgtaaacatttgtgtgcaggtttttgtgtggacttaAGTTTTCAACTCAATTGCACAAATACCCTAGGAACATGAtagctggattgtatggtaagattatgtttagttttaaaagaaactgccaaaccatcTCCCAAATTAATTTACCATTtttcattctcaccagcaatgagTATGTTCTTGTTGCTTCTCATCCTCACCAACTTTTGGTATTTTCAGTTGTTCGGAttttgccattctaataggtatatagtagtatttcattgttgttttaatctgaAATAATTACATCTGATGCTGAGCATCTATTCATATGCttattttgtatatcttctttggtaagatgtctattcagatctttgttcatttttttattggattgtttattCTCATTGCTGAGTTCTAGTagatctttgtatattttatctaCAAG
This window contains:
- the ZPBP2 gene encoding zona pellucida-binding protein 2 isoform X1 — its product is MRAWVLLSAVLWYLTGVGWQRSSERTGKGFIYGRPGHPVKIYVKLHHNSPILACMDFRRAKKETVDPTYLWIGPNEKPLTVNDRINITKTGKLKVKDFLEALSGLYTCTLSYKTVRAETQEESIVKQRYDFLIFAYREPDYSYQMAVRFTTKSCEGRYNDLLFRVLKKILDNLISDLSCHIIEPSYKCHFVKIPKHGLLHELFIAFQVNPFAPGWKGACKDSVDCEDTTNHNILQARDRIEEFFRSQAYIYYHDFNKTIPAMHFVDHSFQVVRLDSCRPGFGKNDGLHSNCASCCVVCSPGTFSPDVDVTCQNCVSVRIYGAKSCA
- the ZPBP2 gene encoding zona pellucida-binding protein 2 isoform X3 → MDFRRAKKETVDPTYLWIGPNEKPLTVNDRINITKTGKLKVKDFLEALSGLYTCTLSYKTVRAETQEESIVKQRYDFLIFAYREPDYSYQMAVRFTTKSCEGRYNDLLFRVLKKILDNLISDLSCHIIEPSYKCHFVKIPKHGLLHELFIAFQVNPFAPGWKGACKDSVDCEDTTNHNILQARDRIEEFFRSQAYIYYHDFNKTIPAMHFVDHSFQVVRLDSCRPGFGKNDGLHSNCASCCVVCSPGTFSPDVDVTCQNCVSVRIYGAKSCA
- the ZPBP2 gene encoding zona pellucida-binding protein 2 isoform X2, coding for MRAWVLLSAVLWYLTGVGWQRSSERTGKGFIYGRPGHPVKIYVKLHHNSPILACMDFRRAKKETVDPTYLWIGPNEKPLTVNDRINITKTGKLKVKDFLEALSGLYTCTLSYKTVRAETQEESIVKQRYDFLIFAYREPDYSYQMAVRFTTKSCEGRYNDLLFRVLKKILDNLISDLSCHIIEPSYKCHFVKIPKHGLLHELFIAFQVNPFAPGWKGACKDSVDCEDTTNHNILQWFVVLGLLVLMLMLLVRTAFPSVFMELNLVHKLQTKIVI